One segment of Anopheles stephensi strain Indian chromosome 3, UCI_ANSTEP_V1.0, whole genome shotgun sequence DNA contains the following:
- the LOC118511440 gene encoding uncharacterized protein LOC118511440 has protein sequence MVSIGEKVNRRSKMNKVWVAFAVFGAISILPAASGRIVKRSYSDQSVRGYLTERTCWWNEVCKEEFQQLFRCRCPQWSYCRSPGRYYNAYCSMTNTGYIWTQPTWDWETA, from the exons ATGGTATCAATCGGCGAGAAAGTGAATCGAAGAAGCAAAATGAATAAG GTGTGGGTAGCGTTCGCCGTGTTCGGTGCAATATCCATCCTGCCGGCAGCGTCGGGCCGCATCGTTAAGCGCAGCTACTCGGATCAAAGTGTGCGAGGCTATCTGACGGAG CGTACCTGCTGGTGGAATGAGGTGTGCAAAGAAGAATTCCAGCAGCTGTTCCGCTGCCGATGTCCACAGTGGTCGTACTGCag ATCACCTGGCCGGTACTACAACGCGTACTGTTCTATGACGAACACGGGCTACATATGGACGCAACCGACGTGGGACTGGGAGACAGCCTAA
- the LOC118511441 gene encoding cuticle protein 38-like: MAVSFVRSLFLLTVATTLSTVTEAGLASTYLAAPVAVPVAAAYTVPAQGVLRTAYSQVVGRSYAPSFVPVASSLAYAAAPVAAPVVKAVPTVYAAPPQLVAGPVLKTVRPYAVETPLAYAAPAVAAVAPAVRAAAVPAPFFTPSVVSTRLAPLPAVGVAPALSPALASAPAPSLPGVIDARSAMPAPAAAPAPLQRSFVTAFGSQAGIRLVAGGSAFEGAPTNVEIARAAPGGQEEAVQQGRSANPAAAAQAPAAPENFGVQQQTPFNEYGLPVAAGARVNP; encoded by the exons ATGGCCgtatcgttcgttcgttcg CTTTTCCTGTTGACGGTGGCGACCACGTTGTCCACCGTTACGGAGGCAGGACTAGCGTCAACCTATCTAGCGGCACCAGTAGCAGTCCCGGTAGCTGCGGCCTACACCGTCCCGGCCCAAGGTGTTCTAAGAACAGCCTACAGTCAGGTCGTTGGACGTAGCTATGCACCTTCGTTCGTTCCGGTGGCATCATCGCTCGCCTACGCAGCAGCTCCCGTGGCTGCTCCTGTTGTAAAAGCCGTCCCAACGGTGTATGCTGCCCCTCCTCAGCTTGTTGCCGGTCCCGTGTTGAAGACGGTTCGTCCTTATGCTGTTGAAACTCCTCTAGCCTATGCTGCACCAGCCGTTGCTGCCGTTGCTCCAGCTGTCCGAGCTGCTGCAGTTCCTGCACCATTCTTCACTCCATCAGTGGTGTCCACTCGGCTTGCTCCACTACCAGCCGTTGGTGTAGCTCCAGCACTTTCACCAGCCCTTGCTTCAGCTCCAGCCCCATCACTTCCAGGAGTCATTGATGCTCGCAGTGCTATGCCAGCTCCAGCTGCCGCACCAGCCCCGCTACAACGGTCCTTTGTAACGGCGTTTGGATCTCAGGCCGGAATTCGGCTCGTTGCCGGTGGGTCAGCTTTTGAAGGTGCGCCCACAAATGTTGAGATTGCACGTGCTGCTCCCGGTGGACAGGAGGAGGCAGTTCAGCAAGGACGCTCGGCCAatcccgctgctgctgctcaagcTCCTGCAGCACCCGAGAACTTTGgtgtgcagcagcaaacaccTTTCAACGAGTATGGATTGCCGGTGGCGGCTGGTGCACGGGTGAACCCTTGA